From the genome of Corallococcus macrosporus DSM 14697:
CGCTCCAGGTCTCCGTCTCCGGATTGAACAGCTCCGCCGAGCGCAGCGGCCGCTGGTCCACGTCCGTCCCGCCCGCCACGAGCACACGCCCGTCTGGCAGCAACACCGCCGCCGGGTCGTTCCGCCGCTCGGCCATGGGGCGCACCTCCGTCCACGTCCCGGTGGCCGGCGAATACACCTCGGCTTCCGCCAGCGCGCCCATCGCCACGCCGTTGGAGCCGCCCGTCACCAACACACGGCCATCCGCCAGCCGCACCGCGGCGTGGTTGCGCCGGCGCGTGCGCATGGCCCCTGTCTCCTGCCACCGGCCCGTCTGGGGCTCGAAGACCTCGCAGTTCCTCAAGGTGCGGTTCCCATCGTGCCCGCCCGAGGCCAGCACGCGCCCTCCCTCCAGCACCACGAAGGGCAGGAGCTTGCGTGGCGTGGACAGGGACAGCCCCTGTCCCACCGCCCCCGCTCCACCGTCCTCCGCGCGAGGCCCCGCGCTGCACGCGAACGTGAAAACAAAGAAGATGACCGTGACGCACGATGCCGAAAGCCGTTGCATGACCCACCTGGAATGCCCGTCGAAGCGGTCACGTCTAGCCTGACCGTCTGACATTCCAGGGCTGCCCGACCTGAGTGATTCCCGACGCTTACCCGCGACTCAGGGCCTGTCCGACACGCGCTTCAGAGCGGGCCGGAGCGGGCATGCAACGCCATGCGTCACTCGCTCTCTCGCGAATCAAGAGTCCCTGTCGACATTCACGGGCTCGCGCTCCAGGCCGTTGGCGTGGCGGGGTGGGAGCGCGCCGCCGTCGTCATCCACTTCCAGCGCGAGGAGCGGGTGGTCCGCGTTGACGAGATAGACGTCCTCGCCGCGGATGAAGTCCACGTCGGAGAACTCCACCAGGTAGTCGTGGCGGGGGATGGGCAGCAGCCCCCGCTCCAGCTCGAAGTGCGTGTCCCCGATGCCCGTCACGCGCCCGATGACCTCACCT
Proteins encoded in this window:
- a CDS encoding DUF2171 domain-containing protein, with product MIRTDAVHEGMTVRTATGEVIGRVTGIGDTHFELERGLLPIPRHDYLVEFSDVDFIRGEDVYLVNADHPLLALEVDDDGGALPPRHANGLEREPVNVDRDS